GGCCCGTGCCACGGGACTGGCGGGGTTGAGTACTCGCGAGGGCCTCGACCTTTTGTGGGACGCTTCCGCCCATGACGCCGCCGCCCTGGTGCCGCTGGCGCTGGACTACGCCGCCCTGCATCAGCTCGCCGACCAAGGTCTGCTGCCCCCACTCCTCAACGGGATAGTGGAACGGCGCCCGACAGCGTCTCGTACCGCCACGCCTGAGAGCAACCTCAACAGCCTGTCCCCCAAGAAACGCGCCTCCGCCGTACTGGACCTCATTCTCCGGGAGATGGCGACCGTCCTTAAGTGCCAGCCGGAGGATATCGACCCGGACCGTCCGCTCGGTGAGTATGGTTTCGATTCGCTCATGGCGCTCGAACTGCGCAACCGCATTACTCAGACGGTCGCGGTACGCCTGAGCGCAACGGTTGTCTTCGAACAGCCGACCGCCTCAGCACTGGCTGCCTTCGTCGCTAACGAGATGGATGCCCCGGTCGCCCCGGTGGTCCGCGACGACCTCATCACGCTCCAGGACCTCTACCGCCAGGCCCTTGACCAGGGTCAGCTTGTGCTCGGGACCAAGCTCCTCCACACAGCCGCTTCCCTGCGCCCCACATTCTCCAAGGGTGATGGTTTCACTGCCCAGACGGTGGTTCTGGCGGCCGGGGACGAGCCCACCCTCTACTGCTTCAACTCGTGCATGCAGACAGCAGGAACCCAAAGCTACGCCCAATTAGGGCGCATCCTCACGGGTCGCCGTCGTGTGGTCAACGTGACTCTACCTGGCTTTGTCTCGGGGGAGTCGCTGCCCGACTCCGTCGAGGCTGTCATGGCTGCGCTGGCCGATGCCGTCGAGAAGGATGCGTCCGAGCATCCCAAGGTGTTCCTGGGTACCTCCGCAGGCGGCTGGTTCGCCCACGGTGCGGCCGCTGCCCTTGAGGCACGTGGCGGCCACGTCGACGGGGTGATCCTTGTGGACGCCTACCCGCCGCAGGTCGACTTCCTGGGGCGTTTCGGGCTTGCATTGATCGCTGGGATGAACGAGCGCGCAAAGTCGTTCGACATGAGCAGCGATGCCCGACTCACTGCGTCCGGCTGGTACGGCGGCCTGTTCGCGGATCACCGCCCGGAGGCCATTCGGGCGCGTGAGGTGCTGCTGCGGGCCACCGAGCCTCTCGCCCCGACCGATGCCCCTGACTGGCGAGCAACCTGGCCCACCCGTCACGAATCCATCGACATCGACGGAGACCACTTCACGGTTCTAGAAACCCAGTGCAAACAGACAACGGAGGTCATTGAATCATGGATTACGAATCTGGGCTTGTGAAGCCCGCCACCCAAATCGACGAGCGCTGGCTGCGTCGCCTCAAGCATGCTCCTGATCGCGTAGCGGCCAGGCTCGTGATCTTCCCGCACGCCGGGGGATCTGCCAGCTACTTCCGCCCCATGGAACAGTTCTTGCATCCCCAGATTGACGTGCTTGCGGTCCAATATCCCGGACGTCAGGACCGGCGGCGTGAGCCTTGCCTAACGAGCGTCAATGCCCTCGTCGACGGCGTGCTTCCCGCCCTCAAGCAGCTCACAGGATGCCCCCTTGCACTCTTCGGACACAGCCTGGGCGCCAGTGTCGCCTTCGAGGCTGCCCGAAGGCTGCATGCCCTGGACATCCCCGTTCACACGCTGTTCGCATCGGGACGACCGGGGCCGCGCGCGCATCGCGACCTGGGCTGGCATCGGGTCGGCGACGCCGCTTTCCTCCAAGAGATCCAGCGCCTCAACGGCACCGACGCTCGACTCCTCGAGGATCCCGAGATTGTCGAATTTGTCCTGCCGGCTCTGAGGGCTGACTACCGGGCTGCCGAGCTGTACGTGTACCACCCAGGCCCCCTGCTCGACTGCCCGATTGTTGCCTTGCACGGTGACATGGACGATTTTGTTCCCGACTTTGATGTCGCCGATTGGAGACACGAGACCACTAGTTCCTTCCGGCTCGAGCGGTTCTCAGGCGGCCACTTCTACCTTGTGGATCACTGGAAGGCCATCGCGGCGCTTGTAGGGGAAGCTTTCTCGCTCGGCACCGGGGTGAGGAGCGCGGCATGAGAATTCTCCTCACCTGCATTGAGGAACCCAGCCACCTGCGCACTATGGTGCCGCTGGCCTGGGGACTCATGGCGGCCGGACATGATGTGAGGGCCGCTGGTGGACCTGGGATCACTACCACCATTCTCGAGGCCGGCATCCCGTCCGTGACGGTCGGCATCCCCTCATCAGCCGCCGAGTTGTTGTCGATGGCCGCCGACCAGGGTGACAGCCTCGAGAACGAACTCACCGACTGGACCCGGCCGCAAGACACAACCGAGGACTGGGAGACCGCGCTGCTGCGATACCAGGTAGCGGTCCCTATGGCCTTCGCCCTCTACAACGATCCCATGGTCGAGGACCTCGTCGATCTCGCCCGGGATTGGCGACCGGATCTCATCCTCTGGGAGTCCCTCACCTATGCGGGTGCTATCGCCGCCGCAGCCAGTGGCATCCCTCACGCCCGGGTGAACTGGATGCATGACATCTACGGCGCCATGCGTGAGACCTTCGTTGCGCGCCTGGCCGAGCAGCCTGAGGAGGACCGCGAGGATCCGCTGCGTGAGTGGTTCGAATCCCACCTGCACCCCTACGGTGCCGAGTTTGAGGAGCACCTGGTCTCAGGCCTGTGGACTTTCGACCTCATCCCCCCAAGCCAGCAATTCACCACGAGCCTCCACCGGGTTCCCGTGCGTCCCCTCGCCTACACCTCCAAGGCAGCGCTACCGCTGGATGTGCCCGAGCGAGGTGTGCGACCCCGCGTGTGCCTGACCGCCGGGGTGTCGCTCCAAGAGACGTTCGGCGTGGACTTCCTCGACGTTGAAACCATCGCCGATGCCCTAGCTGATCTGGACGTCGAGATCGTCGCCGCAATCCCTCCGGAACAGGCCGCTGCGTGGATCCATCGCCCGGCCAATGTCATTCACGCCGGGTTCGTTCCCTTGAACTTCCTGCTGTCGTCTTGCTCTGCCGTCCTTCATCACGGCGGATTTGGTACCTGGGCCCATGCTCTGGCTGCCGGGATCCCGCAGCACATCACCGCGATTTGCCACGGCGACCTGACGATCAAGGGCGACTACCTGGTGAAGTCCGGGGCTGGGATTCTGCGTCACCCCTCCCACGTATCCCCGGGCCAGCTCCGCGAAGACGTCACCGCGCTCGTCTCCGACAGTGCCTATCAAAGCGCCGCCACCGCCCTGGCCGATGAGGTCCGGGCTATCCCATCCCCGGCTGAGATTGCCGCAAACCTCGCCCCCATCGTCGAAGCCTACGTGCCCATCCGTTAGGAACACCAATGCCCGCTCTCACCCACCCGATTGCTGTCGTAGGCATGGCCTGCAGGTTCCCTGGCGCCCATGGGCCGGAGGAGTTCTGGTCACTCCTCCTCGAAGGACGTGATGCGATCGGCCCAGCTCCGCAGGAGCGTGGCCTCACTGATCCCGGCGGCTACCTCGACGACGTGGCTCGCTTCGACGCAGATCTGTTTGGTGTCTCGCCGCGCGCCGCGCTGTTCATGGATCCGCACCAGCGGATCGCGCTCGAGCTGGCCTGGGAGGCCTGCGAGGACGCCGCTGTGCGCCCTGACGCGCAGGGAATCGTCAGCGGGGTGTTCGTCGGTGGGATGAGCGGAGGCTATGAGGAGTTGCTGGCCGGGCGGGCTAGCGACCCCAACTACCTTCTCGGCAATACGCGGGGACTCATTGCCAACCGGATCTCGCATGCGTTACACCTCGATGGGCCCAGTATGACCCTTGACTGCGGGCAGTCTTCTTCTCTTGCCGCGGTCGTCATGGCGGTCCGGAGCCTCCGCGCAGGGGACTGTGATGTCGCTTTGGCGGGAGGAGTCAACCTCATCCTCACCCAGAGCAGCACGGAGGCTGCGCGCGCCTTCGGCGCCCTGTCCCCGACGTTCCGGTGCCGTCCGTTCGATGATCGCGCGGACGGCTACGTGCGCGGTGAAGGTGGCGCAATGCTGGTGCTTCGTCGCCTTGCAGACGCCGAGCGTGACGGAGATGCAATCTTAGCCGTCCTCCGCGGCGCCGCCCTCAATAACGATGCCGGAGTGACGTCCCTCGCGGTTCCCAGCGTCGATGGCCAGCGCATCGTGCTGAACAGCGCGCTTACCGACGCCGCCGTCTTGGCATCGGACATGAGCTACGTCGAGTTGCACGGGACCGGCACCAAGGTCGGCGATCCGCTGGAAGCGGAGGCGCTCGGAATGGTGTATGAGGATCGGCCAACTCCTCTGTCTATCGGATCCGTCAAAAGCAATATCGGCCATCTCGAAGGTGCCTCCGGAATTGCCGGCCTCGTCAAGGGAATCTTGGCCTTGAAGCACGGTGTCATTCCCCCCAACCATGACGTTGGGCAGGCCCCCAAGGCGCTGCGGCTCGAAGAACGCGGGCTGCGTGTCGTGGCCCAGCCCGAACCGCTCCCCGCCGGTGCGCTCGTCGGCGTTTCCTCCTTCGGAATGGGGGGTAGCAACGCCCACGTTATCCTCGGAGCCGGTCGGGAGGCAGTCACCTACGACGCAGCGCCGGCCACGGGAGACCGAATCTGGCTAATCACTGCACCCTTGGCCACGCTGCCGTCCCATGCCTCCCGTCTAGCCGAAGCGACCGTCGGTCTTGACCATGGGCGCGTAGCAGCGACCCTCTGGCATCACCGACCTCACGTGGGAACAGTCGCGGCTCTTGTCGGCAGCGACACCCCCGAGCTCGTCGCGGGGCTGCGGGCCCTCGCGGAGGGACGACCCCATCCGGACGCCTTCACCGGGCCGCGGCGCGACGGGCGAGTGACCGTACTGTTCTCCGGCCAGGGTGCGCAGCGGCTCGGCATGGGTACCGCGCTGGCCACGACGTACCCTGCCTTCGCGGCCCCCTTCCATGAGCTGCTCGGCCTCATGTCAGATCGCCTCGGCGTAGATCTCGCCGCCATCGTCCGCGGCTGCGATCGTGAACGACTGATGCAGACGCGCCACACCCAGGCCGCACTGGTCGCTTTCGAGGTGGCGGGATATCGGCTCTTGCAGTCCTTTGGCCTTGCGCCCGACCTACTCGTTGGCCATTCCATTGGGGAGATCGCGGCCGCCCACGTCGCGGGTGTACTCTCCGCCGAGGACGCAGCAACGCTTGTCGCGGCCCGAGGCGACCTCATGCAGCAGCTGCCTGCAGGCGGCGGCATGCTCGCTGTCCACCTGCCGGAACACCGGGCCAAGGAGTTCATCGATGGCCGCCGGGGCGTGGCAGTCGCCGCGGTGAACTCTCCCCACAGCATCGTGGTGGCCGGGCCCCTGCCCGTGCTTGAGGACATCGACGACACGCTGCCTGACGATGTGAGGCGGCGACTCCTGGCCGTCAGCCACGCCTTCCACTCGCCTCTAATGGACCCGATGCTCGACGAGTTCAGGGACGTGGCCTCCTCACTCACGCATCACCTCGCCCAGATCCCCGTCGTTTCGTGCCTCGATGGGCAGGTGCGTTCCACATTCGACGCCGAGCACTGGGTGCGCCACGCCCGCGAGACGGTCCGATTCCTCGATGCCACCCGGACAGCCCAGCAACTCGGTGCTGCGCACTTCGTTGAGGTTGGGCCGCAGCCGACGCTGCTTGCCATGGTCGAACAGACCCTAGGCGCGGGGGCAGCGACCCTGGTCCCGCTATGCCGCGAAACCTGCACCGAGGCGCGGGACGCCGTTCGGGCCCTGGCCGCGCTGGGCGCGGCGGGTGCCCCAGTCGACTGGACTGCGACGATCCCGACCGCCCCCCGGGTACCTCTGCCTGCGCTTGAGCTTGCTGGTCGCCGCTACTGGCCCGAGACCGCTGCCCAAGCCCCGACTGCGGTTGAGATCTCCCCAGGGCACGAGGAAGAGCCGGCCCCCCCGCGCGATGTCGTGCATGGCACGCCTTGAGGCAGTCTTAGCATCCCTGCGCATCGTGTTGGGGCACACCCCTGACGCCGAGCTGGACCCGGACCTGACGTTCAAGGCGCATGGCCTCACATCCCAGGGCGCTGTCGAACTCTGCGAGCTGCTCAGCCGCTCCGTCGACGTCCCGGTGTCCGCCGCAGCCACCTACGACCATCCGACGCCCCGCCGCTTGGCTGAGGTCTTGGTCCCCGATGAGCCCGTAGCGGAGACTGTCGCCGTAGCCACGGACGACGCGCACGACGACCCGATCGCGATTGTTGGCATGGACTGCCGCTTCCCCGGAGCCAGCGGGACCGAAGCCTTGTGGCAGCTCGTCGCGCAGGAACGAGATGCCGTCGGCGCTTTCCCCGACGACCGTGGCTGGGAACTATCCGGACTGTTCGATGATGACCCCGATACCCCGGGCACGAGCCACACGTGTGAGGGAGGCTTTCTCGCCGACGCCACCACGTTCGACGCCGGTTTTTTCGGCATCTCCGCCCGTGAAGCCCAGGCCATGGATCCGCAGCAGCGCAAAGCGCTCGAGACCGTTTGGCATGCCCTAGAAGCGGCAGGAATCGACGCCCACGGACTTCAGGGAACCCGTACCGGCGTATTCATGGGGGCGATGCCGGGCGACTACGGCCCCGACTTCGGGGCGATCGGGCCGGGCACGGGACACCGCCTCACAGGCACTGACCCCAGTATTATCTCGGGTCGCATCGCCTACACATTGGGGCTCACCGGCCCCGCCATGACGGTCGATACCGCGTGCTCCTCATCGCTGGTGGCGATTCACCTCGCCGTGAACTCACTGCGTTATCGCGAAACGAACCTCGCTCTCGCCGGGGGCGTCACCGTTATGTCCACCCCCGGCATGTTCGTCGAACTCACCAAGCTCCGGGCGGTTTCGCCTCGCGGTCGCTGCCGCGCCTTCGCCGACGATGCCGACGGCACCGGATGGGGCGAAGGCTGCGGCGTGCTGGTCCTCGAACGCCTCAGTGACGCGCGTGCCAACGGCCACCATGTTCTCGGTCTTGTGCGAGGCACCGCTGTCAACGAGGATGGCGCTTCAAACGGGCTCACCGCCCCCAATGGCACCGCTCAGCGCTGCGTGATCCTCGATGCCCTCGCGGATGCTTCTCTCACCACGAATGATGTCGACGTCGTCGAGGCCCACGGCACTGGAACCGCCCTGGGCGACCCGATTGAGGCCGAGGCGGTTCTGGCCACCTACGGCGCCGACCGCGTCGGCGCGCCAGTGCTCCTGGGCTCTCTCAAGTCCAACATCGCCCATTCCCAGGCGGCTGCCGGAGTCGGTGGCGTCATCAAGATGGTACTCGCCATGCAGCACCGCTGGGTGCCGAAGACACTCAATGCCGACCGCCCGAGCCGCCACGTCGACTGGGCCTCTGGCGCGGTCCAGGTGGCCAACGAATCGCAGCCCTGGCCGTTGAGCGATCACCGGCCCCGGGCGGGCGTCTCCTCTTTCGGCATCGGTGGAACGAATGCGCACGTCATCGTCGAAGGCCCGTCCGATGACGCCCCGGAGCCCCAGCCCGGGCTGCTGCCCGATGAGTGCGCACCGCTGCTGATTTCGGCTCCGGACAAGATTGGTATCGAACGCCAAGCCGACAAGGTGGCCAAGTGGCTCCGTGCTGCGGATGTGGAGGCCGATGCTCTGGCCCGTGGGCTCGCGCGGCGTGCCCACCTAGCTGAACGCGCGGCCCTGCTGCCGGGGCTCGACCCCGAACGTGGGCTCGCGATCCTCGCTGGCGAGTGTCCGCGGGACGGCGAGGCCGCCAAGGTGCTGCGCGGCAGCGCCAAACCCCGCCGCAGGGTGGCCTTCGTGTTCCCTGGACAAGGATCCCAGTGGCCCGGGATGGGGACGCGGCTGCTGTCCGAGTCTCCGCTGTTCGCCGCCCACGTCGACGCCTGCGACGCTGCTTTCCGACACCACCTTGACTGGTCCGTCCGCGACCTGTTGGCCAGTGACGATAGCGTGGATTGGTGGGAGGAAGCCACGGCCCAGCCGGTGCTGTTCACGATGATGACTGGCCTCGCTCTCCTGTGGCGTGAAGCGGGTCTCGAGCCCACCGCGGTGGTTGGTCATTCCCAGGGCGAGGTGGCGGCCGCGTGGTTCGCAGGCGCTCTGACCCTGGAGGAGGCCGTCGCGGTCATCGCCTATCGCAGCGGTGCCTGGTCCTGGCTGGTTGGTCATAAGGGCGCCATGTTCTCGGTCTCGCTGCCCCGCCCGGACGTTGAAATGCTTCTCCAAGCTGTCGATGGTGAGGTCGGGATAGCTGCTGTCAACGGACGCGGCTCCGTGATCGTCTCTGGGGAACGCCAGGCCACGCAAGCGTTCGTCGCCTCGATCGGTGACGATGTCAAAGTCAAGCCCTTGACCACCGTCAAGGTGGCTGGACACTCGCCAGTGCTCGAACCTATCCGTTCACGTCTGGCGGACGCGCTGCGCGATATCCACCCCCAAGCGCCGCGGCTGGTGATGTATTCGACGGTCACGGGATCGTTGCTGAATCGCGCCCTGGACGCCGGCTACTGGTGTGACAACATGATCGGCACCGTCGACTTTCTCGGTGCGAGCGAGGCCATGCTGGAGGAAGGGATCGACGCGTTCGTGGAGATCTCCGCCCATCCCGTGCTCGGATTCCCTCTCCAGCAAACCATTGAAGCGACCGGCTCGAATGCCGCGGTCATACCCACCTTGAGGCGCGGTGAGGGCGGAGTCGCGGGCCTGGCAGCGGCGTTCGGCCACGGCCACGTCAACGGTCTTGATCTCGACTGGCGCCGCGTTCTCGGCGACGGCCCGAGCGCCGCCCCCGGGTATGCATTCAGCTCTGAGCGTCACTGGGTTGCTCCGCCCAGCCCCACCACGCTTGACCGGATCCTCCTCCGTACCCTGCCGCGGGGCCGTGCCGAGCTCGAATGGCGTGGCGAGGCCGCCATGCTGATCGACGAGGGCGTCCCCAGCATCGCAGGTCGCCCCGTGGTGTGCGCGGCCACCGTCGCCTCCCTGGCTCAGGCGGCCGGGAGTGCCGTCGGGCTGACCCGACTCACCAGGTTCACGGTGTCAACGTTGGCGGTCCCGCAGGCCGATGGCCCCGTCACCCTGCTGGCTGAGGTGGATGCCGGTGAGCAGGAAAGAGCCTGCCGCGTCTCGCTTCACTGTGGTGACGACTGGGTCGAGCTGGGTGGCGGCACCGTCGCGCCACCCCAGGAGATGCCCCTCATCGCATCGCTGCCTCCTGTCCTCGAACCCCTGCCCGCCCCAACGCCTGACGAGGCGTTTGTCACAACGTCACGTCCCACGGGGCGCCTCCATGATTGCGATGCCACGTGGCTCGAGGTTAAGCTGCCCGCTCAACCCGACAGTCTCGGCCACACCGGTCGCGTGCTGCGCGCCGTATCCTGGGCGCAGGCCGGTGAGCACCGTCCAGCGATCCTTCCGATCGCGTTCGACAGCCTCGAGAGCCAGCAGCCCAGGACCGATCGTGCCTTGGTACGGATCACCTGCCACGATGACGTGCTGTGCGTCGACGCGTTCACGCCGGATGGACAGCGGTTCCTGAACGCTGCCGGGGTCGTTGTCGAGGACGAGACCCTGTGGCGCGACCGGTTGATGCGGCTTGGTGAGGATGCGCTGTGGAGCCTCACATGGATTCCCTGCACCGTACCGCCGAGCGGCACCATGGGTGTGGTTGATCGCGACCCCGCCACCGGCGAGCTCCGCCTGACTGAATCGAATCCCGACTCGGCTTTGTGGACTCTGACGAGCCCCGAAAGCATCCGCCTCGATGAGTTCGCGGCCCGGCTGGCCGTGTGGGGGGGCTCGGCTGAATTCGACCAGACTGCGCTCGTGATCGCGACCCGGCACGCCACCATCGCCACCGCGCCCGGCGGCGCCCCCGATCCAGGCGCGGCCGCTGTGTGGGGATTGGTCCGCGCCGCCCAGGCCGAGTTCCCGGGGCGGTTCCGCCTCCTCGACCTTGACGATGCGGTCGACGAGGCAGACGTACATCGTGCAGCCCGCACCGATGTCTCCGAGCTCGCGCTTGTTGGCGCGCGGCTTCACAGCCCGATCGTCACGCCTGTGAAGGCGGGCATGCCCATGCCGTTGCGCCGGGGCACCGTCCTCATCACCGGAGGCACCGGGGCTCTGGCGGCTCTCGCGGCGGAGGATCTGGTCGTCCGCGCTGGGGCGACGAACCTCTGGCTTGTGAGCCGCCGGGCCGAGCAGTCCGACGCGGTAACGGCGCTGATCCAGCGCCTCGAACAGGCCGGAGCGCGAGCACGCGCTGTCTCCTGTGACGTTTCCGACCGGGCGGCCCTGCAGATGCTGCTCGAGCAGATACCGGCCGACGAGCCGCTTATCGGGGTCGTTCACACGGCTGGGGCGCTGGTCGATGGCCTCCTCGCCACCCAGGATGCCGCCGCGTTCGCCACGGCTTTCGGGGCCAAGGTCGAGGGCGCTAAGCATCTCGATGAGCTTACCCGTGGCCTCGGATTGGACTTCTTCGTTTTGTACTCGTCCGTGGTCGGCACCTTCGGCAACGCCGGGCAAGCCAGCTATGCGGCCGCCAACGCTGCTCTCGACGCCATCGCGTTCGGCCGCCGCGCGGCCGGCGAATCCGCGACATCCATCGCATGGGGGCTGTGGAATACCACTTCCGGCCTAGTCGCGGAGATGCGTGAGCGTGACGTCCTGCGCTTCTCGCGTCGAGGCCTGCTGCCCCTTGAACCCGAGGTTGGGCGCATTCTGCTCCTGCAGGCCATTTCCAGCGGAGTTCCGAGCGTCGTCGCGACGCAGATCGACCGCACCCGGATCGCCGAGGTAGCTGGGGAGTCCGGCCTGCCCCAGGGCCTCCGTGCGCTCGCGCCTGAATCCGTTTCCTCGACGGGGCATCTGTCGTCGGCGGACAGGTTCAGCCAGCTCGATGCTGAGCGGCGCCTCAACGCCCTCCGCAGCATCGTGCGCGACGTGACGGCCGGAGTCCTTGCCGATTCGACCCCGGAGGCGATCGACATGGACGCCCCTTTCCGTGACCTTGGGTTCGACTCGCTCATGGGCGTCGAGTTACGCAATCATCTGTCGCAGGAGATGGGGCAGCGGCTGCCCGCCACTTTGATCTTTGACTACCCGCGCCCCGAGGCCGTCGCTCAATTCCTCGACGAGCTGATCGGTGGACAGCCCGACATCGATCCCGCTCCGATGAGCGAATCTGCCGTCCCCGAGGTGACGCACGATGGTGAAACCGTGGCGATCGTGGCCGCGGCCTGCCGGCTCCCGGGCGGCATCACGTCCCCCGAACAGCTCTGGGAGGCCTTGGAAGAAGAGCGCGATCTTGTCGGGCCCATGCCCACCGATCGTGGCTGGCCGAAGGATCTGCACAATCCTCAGGCCACTGGGCGTGGCTACAGCATCGCGGGCGAGGGCGGCTTCCTCGACGATGCTGCCTACTTCGACTCCGGCTTCTTTGCCATCTCGGATCGCGAGGCCAAAGGCATGGATCCCCAGCAGCGTCTCCTTCTTCAAGTCGCCTGGGAAGCACTTGAGCGAGGTGGGATTGATCCGCACAGCCT
The sequence above is drawn from the Arachnia rubra genome and encodes:
- a CDS encoding thioesterase II family protein, translated to MDYESGLVKPATQIDERWLRRLKHAPDRVAARLVIFPHAGGSASYFRPMEQFLHPQIDVLAVQYPGRQDRRREPCLTSVNALVDGVLPALKQLTGCPLALFGHSLGASVAFEAARRLHALDIPVHTLFASGRPGPRAHRDLGWHRVGDAAFLQEIQRLNGTDARLLEDPEIVEFVLPALRADYRAAELYVYHPGPLLDCPIVALHGDMDDFVPDFDVADWRHETTSSFRLERFSGGHFYLVDHWKAIAALVGEAFSLGTGVRSAA
- a CDS encoding type I polyketide synthase, encoding MPALTHPIAVVGMACRFPGAHGPEEFWSLLLEGRDAIGPAPQERGLTDPGGYLDDVARFDADLFGVSPRAALFMDPHQRIALELAWEACEDAAVRPDAQGIVSGVFVGGMSGGYEELLAGRASDPNYLLGNTRGLIANRISHALHLDGPSMTLDCGQSSSLAAVVMAVRSLRAGDCDVALAGGVNLILTQSSTEAARAFGALSPTFRCRPFDDRADGYVRGEGGAMLVLRRLADAERDGDAILAVLRGAALNNDAGVTSLAVPSVDGQRIVLNSALTDAAVLASDMSYVELHGTGTKVGDPLEAEALGMVYEDRPTPLSIGSVKSNIGHLEGASGIAGLVKGILALKHGVIPPNHDVGQAPKALRLEERGLRVVAQPEPLPAGALVGVSSFGMGGSNAHVILGAGREAVTYDAAPATGDRIWLITAPLATLPSHASRLAEATVGLDHGRVAATLWHHRPHVGTVAALVGSDTPELVAGLRALAEGRPHPDAFTGPRRDGRVTVLFSGQGAQRLGMGTALATTYPAFAAPFHELLGLMSDRLGVDLAAIVRGCDRERLMQTRHTQAALVAFEVAGYRLLQSFGLAPDLLVGHSIGEIAAAHVAGVLSAEDAATLVAARGDLMQQLPAGGGMLAVHLPEHRAKEFIDGRRGVAVAAVNSPHSIVVAGPLPVLEDIDDTLPDDVRRRLLAVSHAFHSPLMDPMLDEFRDVASSLTHHLAQIPVVSCLDGQVRSTFDAEHWVRHARETVRFLDATRTAQQLGAAHFVEVGPQPTLLAMVEQTLGAGAATLVPLCRETCTEARDAVRALAALGAAGAPVDWTATIPTAPRVPLPALELAGRRYWPETAAQAPTAVEISPGHEEEPAPPRDVVHGTP
- a CDS encoding nucleotide disphospho-sugar-binding domain-containing protein → MRILLTCIEEPSHLRTMVPLAWGLMAAGHDVRAAGGPGITTTILEAGIPSVTVGIPSSAAELLSMAADQGDSLENELTDWTRPQDTTEDWETALLRYQVAVPMAFALYNDPMVEDLVDLARDWRPDLILWESLTYAGAIAAAASGIPHARVNWMHDIYGAMRETFVARLAEQPEEDREDPLREWFESHLHPYGAEFEEHLVSGLWTFDLIPPSQQFTTSLHRVPVRPLAYTSKAALPLDVPERGVRPRVCLTAGVSLQETFGVDFLDVETIADALADLDVEIVAAIPPEQAAAWIHRPANVIHAGFVPLNFLLSSCSAVLHHGGFGTWAHALAAGIPQHITAICHGDLTIKGDYLVKSGAGILRHPSHVSPGQLREDVTALVSDSAYQSAATALADEVRAIPSPAEIAANLAPIVEAYVPIR